GAAGAAGAATGATGTGAACACTACCTTCCTCAACAGCAAACTCAACGAACAGCTGCAAAAATATCCGCGCATGGCCGGAGGCGACGCAGGACAAATGCTCTCCCGCGATGCCAATAATGCTATGCTGAGAGCTGGTGCCTCCATCAAAGAATTCAAAGACGAATTTGTGAGTGTAGAACACCTGCTGCTGGCAATTCTCGGCGGCAGCGATGATACCGCCAAATTGCTCAAAGATGCCGGCCTCACTGAAAAAGGCCTCAAAGCTGCTATAAAAGAATTGCGTAAAGGCGAAACCGTCAACTCTCAGTCTGGCGGCAGCCAATATAATACCTTACAGAAATATGCGAAAAACCTCAACGAACTGGCCCGCGAAGGTAAACTCGACCCGGTAATCGGTCGCGATGAGGAAATCCGCAGAACTTTACATATACTCTCCCGCAGGTCTAAAAATAATCCTATCCTCGTAGGGGAACCAGGTGTAGGTAAAACCGCTATCGTGGAAGGACTCGGACATCGTATCATCAACGGCGACGTTCCGGAAAACCTGAAAAGTAAAATCATCTATGCACTCGACATGGGCGCACTGATGGCGGGTGCCAAATACCGCGGTGAGTTTGAAGAAAGATTAAAAGGCGTGGTAAAGGAAGTAGCAGAGAGTAATGGTGAAATCATCCTCTTTATTGATGAAATCCATACCCTCATCGGTGCCGGCGCCATGGAAGGTGCCATGGATGCTGCCAATATCCTGAAACCCGCACTGGCACGCGGTGAACTCCGCGCTATCGGTGCTACCACCCTCAACGAATACCAGAAATATTTCGAGAAAGATAAAGCACTGGAACGTCGCTTCCAGAAAGTATTGGTAGATGAACCAAGCGTAGAAGATGCGATTTCTATTCTCCGCGGACTCAAAGAAAGGTACGAAAGTCATCACCACGTGCTGATAAAAGACGAAGCGATCATCGCTGCCGTGGAATTATCACACCGCTATATCACCGACCGTTTCCTGCCCGACAAGGCCATTGACCTTATCGATGAAAGTGCAGCCAAACTTCGCCTGGAAATGAATTCCATGCCGGAAGAACTGGATGAACTGGAACGTAAAATCCGTCAGCTCGAAATTGAAAGAGAAGCGATCAAACGCGAAAACGATGAAGATAAACTGGCCGAACTGGCTGCCGAAATATCACGCCTCAGCGATGAGCGTAATACCTTCAAAGCAAAGTGGCAGGCAGAAAAAGAAGTAGTAGACAAAATACAAAACGCTAAATCTGCGATAGAAAATCTTAAACTCGAAGCCGAACAGGCCGAACGTAACGGCGATTTTGGCCGCGTAGCTGAAATCCGCTACGGTAAAGTGAAAGAGCAGGAAAAACTGGTAGATGACCTGACGAAAGACCTGGAAGATTTATCTGCGAATCACAAACGTATGCTGAAAGAAGAAGTGGATGCGGAAGATATCGCGGAAAATGTGGCAAAAGCTACCGGCATCCCGGTTGCTAAAATGATGCAGAGCGAAAAAGATAAGCTCCTCAACCTGGAAGAAGAACTGCACCAACGTGTGGTAGGACAGGAAGAAGCCATCATCGCTGTATCTGATGCCATCCGCCGTAGCCGCGCAGGCCTTCAGGACCCACGCCGGCCCATCGGTTCCTTTATCTTCCTCGGCACTACCGGTGTTGGTAAAACAGAACTGGCAAAAGCCCTGGCAGAATACCTCTTCGATGATGAAACCATGATGACACGCATCGATATGAGTGAATACCAGGAAAAACACAGCGTAAGCCGACTGGTAGGAGCGCCTCCGGGATATGTCGGATATGATGAAGGCGGACAGCTGACCGAAGCAGTACGTCGTAAACCATACTCTGTAGTATTACTGGATGAAATCGAAAAAGCACACCCCGATACTTTTAACATTTTGTTACAGGTACTCGACGATGGCCGCCTCACAGATAACAAAGGCAGGATCGTGAATTTCAAAAACACGATTATCATCATGACCAGCAATATGGGTAGCCAGATTATCCAGGAAAACTTCGAAAATATCGACGAAGGCAACAAGGAAGAAATAGTGGATAAAACCAAGGCAGAGGTAATGACACTGCTGAAAGCAACCATCCGCCCTGAGTTCCTGAACCGTGTAGACGAGGTCATCATGTTCCAGCCGTTAATGCGCGACGAAATTAAAGGAATCATTAACATACAATTACAACAATTGAAGGAGATGGTCGCTAAAAATGGCATAATATTGGAATTCTCTGATTATGCGCTGGAGTTCCTCGCTGTACAGGGTTACGATCCGCAGTTTGGAGCCAGACCATTAAAACGCCTCATCCAGAAAGAAATCATCAACCTGCTGAGTAAGAAAATTCTCGCAGGTGATATCGACAAATCAAAACCAGTGTTGATAGATGTTTTTGATGGCGTTGTAGTAGTTCGAAATAAATAATTCTAAATACGACGATACATAGTTTACAATAAACCCCGCGATTCTTCGCGGGGTTTTTTATTTACGCCACGCGCAGCGCACCCGCCCCGCAGGGGCGGACCACTCAAGTGATCTCTACTCAGTAGAGATCACTTGCCAAATCGCCTAAATCATAAAACACCATCAACCAGTAGCCCCGCCCCGCAGGGGCGGAATCTCCCCGTTGATACCGAAGGTATCAACGGCTAATTCGCTTAAATCACTATCAACAACTTAATCATCAAAGATCCTGCGTTCGCAACAGACCATTTTCCAACGCTTTTTCACTAAATTGTGACTACATCAACACAAATAATCATGATCGGAGAAAGAGAAATAAAATTCATGGAACATGCGGTCCGTTTATCGGCAAAAGGAATGAAAAGTGGTGATGGTGGACCTTTTGGAGCTATAGTAGTCAGAGGGGATGAAATAGTAGGAGAGGGATGGAACCAGGTCCTCTGCAACAACGACCCTACGGCGCATGCCGAAGTAATGGCCATACGCAACGCCTGTGCCAGCCTGAATACTTTCCAGCTCAATGGCTGCGAGATATTCACTTCCTGTGAGCCCTGCCCCATGTGCCTGGGAGCTATCTACTGGGCCCGCCCGGATCGTGTGTATTATGCCAACACCAAAGAAGATGCCGCCGCTATCGCTTTCGACGACTCGTTTATTTATGATGAGATAGGAAAACCTCACGAAGAGAAACGTATTCCGCTGATACACATACCTTCCCCGGATGCCATCAGCGTTTTTGAAGACTGGAACAGCAAGGAAAACAGAACCCTGTACTAATAAAAAAAGGGCCTGTAAGGCCCTGATAATTTATTTATACAGTAATGTACTTTTATCTGTGATGTGTAAAGAAATGAAATCCGAAGAACATAGCAAGAATAATAAATAATATCACCAGCACTATAACGGTAAGGGATATATTAAAATTCTCCGGCCGGCGATTTCTCCGGTATCGTTTATGTAACTTCTTCATCAGGTCCCACTTCATCTGCCTGACCATCGCAGGAATTTTTTCCTTCTCCTGAATAGCAGATAACCCCTCCAGCGCCTCACTGCAAAGCTCACAATCAGACAAATGCATCTCTATCTCATGCTGTTCCTCCGGCGTCAGTCGCCCCTGGACATAATCCAGTAGCTGTTGCTGCGAAGGACAACCAGTAGTGACAAATATATCTTTGAAATGCTCGTTCATATCAATTGATGCAAATTATCGCTTGTTTGCGCGTTGTTGTTTTTCCAGTATAATTTTGAGATTCCGCTTCCCGTTCTGAATATGGCTTTTTACCTGCATCAGATTAAATCCCGTTTCATCAGCAATCTGCTGGTAGGATTTTTTATGAAGATAAAAAAGGTCCACACAGATTTTCTGCTCAGGACTTAACTGGTTCATCGCCTGCTCCATATTCTCCAGCATCAGGTCCTTTTCCTGGTGCATACGCTTATCTTCCTGCTCCGCTTCCATACTTCCAAGGTTTCGGTCGCTGATCTCTTCCTTATACTTCATATGGTTCTGACGGATCTGCATCAGACAATGGTTCTTGGCTACCTGGTATATCCAGGCACGGAAGTATTGTATCTCATGTTTGTTGACATCTGACAATACTTTCAGGAAAATCTGCTGTACGGCATCACGTGCATCTTCCTCATTTTTGAGGTATTTCATGCACATACCCAGTAAAAGTACGGCGTAGCGGTCGAATAATTCACCGATCCACTCGCTGTTACCATCTGCTTTGAACCGTAGCAGTAATTCCTGGTCTGATATGTTATGTATTTCCGGATAATTCACAGGCTAAAAAATGGAATGCTGCTTATAAGATGCAATCTTCATAAAAATTCCATAAAATTAATGGATAATAAATGTGATTTTTTTTATATCGCTGGTAGATGCCTGCCTTTTACGCCATCCATAACCTGCTTTTATTAAATGAAAACAGCCATCTCTACCCGGTAGAGGTGGCTGTTTTATATCTTTTGTCAATGGAGATTTACATCGAATCGAGTGCCTGCTGGGCGGCATTCTTCATACTGCCTTCCATACGTACTACTTCCTTAAACATGCGTCTGGCCTTGCCGGACTGGCCCTTACTGCGATAACAGATGGCCAGCTGGTACCGCGCCAGTTCTACATACCTGGGGTTTCCATTCGACTCTATCCTGCGATAATGGTCCATGGCCTCGTTTATACTGCCCTGCTGCTGTAGTTGTAAGGCAGATTTATAGAGATTTTCATCACTATTGGTCATGGGAACGGTAGCGACTTCTTTTTTAGGCGTTTCGTCCCTTCTGGGCGCCTCCGGAGTGGCCAGGTCCTTTTCTTTAGCTGCCACCAGGGCTTTTGCAGCGGCGTCTTCTTTTGCCTGCTGGTCTCGCTGTAATTGTTCGTTTACTTTATTGATAGAATCCGTTTTACGGGCCGCTGCTGCGGCTGCAAGATTTACTTTTCGGATACTATCAGTCCTTGCCTTCAGTTTAGCTGCTTTGGCAGCATTTAGGGCTTTTAATTTTGCTGAATCCGCGGCACTTAGCACCACAGGGGGAGCGGCCGGCTTAGCAGCTGGCGCAGGAGCAGTTGTTACAGGTGTGGTGCCCGGAACGGCCAGTATATTTCCCGGAACGGGTTGAGCAGTCACCGGTACAGCAGGAGGAGGAGATACGTGATCAGGTTGTACGATAGACTGGTCGGGATTCGTTTCTGTATCTGTTTTATCCGCAGTTTCATGTACCGGCGGCACAGCGCTGGCCATAATACGTGGTACTACCGGCTGGTTACGGATATGTCCTCGGAGTACATATACGCCACTGATGCCCATGGCGCCGAATGCCAGGATCCAGAAGAATACCAGGAAATTTTCCTTGTATTTTTCCTTGCGGGTATATTTTGCCACCTTCTGTGTATGTGATACCGGGGAAATGCTTTGCTGGATATAGCGTTGCAGTTTGCCGGTAAGGTCGTTGTAACGATCCGTGTTCCCTTCCTGTTCGAGCGCCTGTAATGCTTCAAAGCAGAGATCACAATCTACCAGGTGTTGTTCTACCAGGTGTTTTTCCACGTCTGTCAGTCTCCCGTCCAAATAGCGGGGGAACTGATCCTTACTCAGGCAACGGATGCCTGAGAAGATCTTGATCACCTTATCATGCTGGGTTGAATGATTATTTAACATACGCCTGATTGATGAAAAGCTTGGCCAATTTGTTTTTGGAAGCCTTCAGCTGGTTGCGCACCTTATCCCGGTTCCAGCCTTTGGCTGCAGCTAATTCTGTGAATGATTTATTTTCAAGATAAAAGTCCTGCAACAGGGACCTGTCTTCTGCAGGAAGGCGTTGCAAAGCCTGTTCCAGCCGGACGACAAGCTCCTCGCGGTCTATAGTATTTGTAGATGCTTTCTCCACCTTGTTCTCGATGTGCAGGATGTCTCTGCCATCGCGGGACGGGTAGAACGGGGTGGTTTTTTCCTGTTTGCTGAAGTAACCGCGCAGCGTATGCAAGATCCATTCATTTGCTTTATAGATGGATTGTGTTTTGAGACTTGCGCTAAGTCGCTGTAGTAAATTGGGAAAAACAACGTTGGGGTCAAGGTTGGTACGATTATTTAACTGAGGTAGGGAAATTGCCACCAGTAAATGACTGTATCTTTCCATCAACACGCCCTCCGCTTCCCGGTCTTTTTGTTTTCTGGTCCGGGATATTAACTCTTTATCCGATAAACTGGTTAACTGCTGGTGCATAAACTTAATATTTTATATTTACGTATTAAATCGGAAAAAGTTCATTACCGGTACAAGATTATTGGATACTAAAACGGATTTATACAATTCATATGCCATATGCTGTTGTAACTGTGCCTGTTGCGCCTTTGCGCATGGAATGGGCACACAGAAGCGAAATGATTTCCCAGTTGCTGTGGGGCGAATGCGTGGAAATACTGGCATCAGCCGCCGGCGGGTGGGTGCAGGTCAGAAATCAATATGATGATTACATCGGCTGGGCCACGGAATCACACCTTCAGCCCATCGATGAATTATTCTACAAGCTTCCGGTTACCGGGTATCTGCCTGAATGGAGTAACGAGGTGATATTTAATGGTCAGCCTATGATGGTTCCCTTCGGCTGCCTCGTTAAATGTCAGGGCGGTTCCTCAAACTGGGGTCAATCTGTGGTCAATATCCCGGCAAATCTCGCGACTACCGACGTACCTGCAGCGCAGCGGGCAACTGTTATCAGGGATGCTGCCATGAAATACCTGAATACTGCCTATTTATGGGGCGGAAGGTCTGTTTTTGGGGTAGATTGCTCCGGCCTTACCCAGAATACATTTAAACTGGCAGGGATTGAACTCTGGAGAGATGCCTACCAACAGGCAACCCAGGGTAACGCCGTCGACTTCCTCCAGGAGGCACAATTGGGCGACCTCGCATTTTTTGATAATGAAGAAGGTCGGATTACCCATGTGGGCATCTTACTAAATGATCAGGAGATCATACATTCATCCGGTAAGGTAAGAATAGACCCGATCGATAATCAGGGCATTATCAACCGCGATACAGGGATACGTACCCATAAGCTGCGGATTATAAAAAGATTGCTGTAAGGAAGTTATATAAACGGTCCTGAACAAACAAACGCTTCCCTTTGCGGTAGCTTACCACCGCCCCGGAGGGGCGGAACCACCCCAATGACACCGAAGGTGTCATTGGCAAAATCAAACATCAATCAAAATATTTGCTTATAAAAAAAGCTGGTGCCTATTTAGTTGACACCAGCTTTTTCATAATCGTACTTTGTACAATTTAGCTTTGTTTGAAGATCTTACGGTAATCTTCGAAGCTTTGTTTAATGATTTCTTCTGCTTTCGCTTTATTCTGGAATTCTTCCACGATAACGGTTTTCTTTTCCAGGGTTTTATATTCTTCGAAGAAATGACGCATTTCTTCAATAAAGTGAGGAGGCAGTTCAGATATATCGTTGATATGGTTTACGCTCATATCGTTGGCAGCAACTGCGATGATTTTATCATCAGCTTCACCACCATCGATCATTTGCATAACACCGATAACTTTTGCTTCAATGATGCACATTGGAACGCAATCAACCTGAGACAGTACCAGGATATCCAGTGGATCGTGATCGTCGCAGTATGACTGTGGTATGAATCCGTAGTTGGCAGGATAGTAAACAGAAGAGTAGAGTACCCTGTCCAGTTTCAGTAATCCGCTTTCTTTATCGAGTTCGTATTTGGCACGGCATCCCTTTGGAATCTCAATTATAGCATTTACAATGTGTGGTACTTCACTACCGGGACTCACACTATGCCAGGGATTTGTCATCATAATTTAATCTACTTTACTTTAATGTTTATAGTTCAATGCAAGCTTTAGTTCGTGAACAGGGGCAGCAACCCTGCATACAGCAAAGATCGGATAGGAAAATTCCATGCCCGGCCCTCGCGAATGCGTGGCAAAATTACGTAACAAAGTGTTAATAGCTAAATTATTATTATCCCGTAAGTTATGGCGGGAGAAAAAGGCAAGCTATTAATGGACAGGAACGCTGGTTGCAGCGGTATCAGCCGGCATGGTGCCTGTAGAATCAAAGGTTTGTCCGTTACCGGCAGGTGGCGCATAGTTAGGAATGATACTTTCCAGTGTCAGCGAGATCTTCCACTGGCCACTTTCTTTCACCAATTGCAATACTTCCTCCTGATGTGCAGATGAATTAAGGATCGTTACTGATGCTTTATCACCCGCCTCATTCTTTTCCGTTTTAATTACCTCGATTTTGGCATTTCTGATCTTTTCCCTTTCGGCATCGCTACGGCGAGCATCAAAAAAAGAATAGAGCTGTATTACCTGTTGGGATTCTTTTGTGGCATAATCCCTTGCCTTGTCAAAGTTCGAATCCTGAATGGCGTGCATAAAAGCCAGCGCCACTTCTTCCGGTGTAGCCTTTTTTTTGCAGCTGAACAACAAGGTTGGTATAACAGCCAGTAACAGGATTCGACGAATATTGGTCATGCGGTGGATAAATTATTAATATATCACTAACAAAAATAGGGTTAAACATTGAAATCTGCAAAGTTCCGTCATTATAACGTCATACCCTTATGAGCACGAACTTACACTAAAGCTCGTTAAAAAAGCGTTAAAGTATTGGTACTCAGTGAGTACCAATACTTTTTAAGCTGTTAATCTTTATTGGCATCGTAAGCCCGGATAATGGCCTTCACCAGCCTGTGTCTTACCACATCTTCTTCATCCAGCTCCACATAACCAATACCATCGATATTTCTCAGGATACGGGTCGCTTTTTCAAGGCCCGACTTCTGGTTCTTAGGTAAATCGATCTGGGTAAGGTCACCGGTGATAATCGCTTTCGCAGATGCGCCGATACGGGTAAGGAACATTTTAATCTGTAAATCTGTCGCATTCTGCGCCTCATCCAGGATAATAAAGGAACTATCCAGCGTTCTTCCGCGCATATACGCCAGTGGGGCAATCTCTATAATACGGTTGGCCATATAATAACTCAGCTTCTCTGCCGGTATCATATCATCCAGCGCATCATACAGCGGACGCAGATAAGGATCAATCTTTTCCTTCAAATCGCCTGGCAGAAAACCCAGGCTTTCACCTGCTTCCACCGCCGGACGCGTAAGAATGATCTTCTTGATCGCTTTATTCTTCAAGGCCCTTACAGCCAGCGCCACTGCTGTATAGGTTTTACCGGTACCCGCCGGCCCGATAGCAAATACAATATCATTCCCGTCGGCCATCTTCACCATCTTCTTCTGGTTTGCCGTCCGGGCACGTACTGTGCGGCCATTAGGACCAAATACCAGTACCTCGTTGGGGTTACGGTCACTGAAGTTATCAGTGCCAGGACCCTCTTCATCCCCAAGGATCTGTTCAAAATAGTTCTCGGTCAGATTGCCGTTACGCTCCAGATACTTTACGATCTGGCCAATCTTTTCCTCCGCTGTTGCCACCTCTTCCGGCGAGCCGCTCAGCTTCAGCTGGGTACCTCTGGACAGGATTTTCAACAATGGGAACTTCTTCTTCAGTAAATCCAGTTTTCCGTTGTTTACACCAAAAAACTCAATGGGATTAATACTGTCTAAGTTGATAATCGATTCAGTCAATGATTCTAAGATTTAAATTGTCCAGGAAAAATGTCGATATTATCATGCCGAATATATTCAATTCTTACGCAACCTGAATAGCAATCTTGTTAAGCTTGCACTAATTTCTCCAGATACCTCGCCTGATTGATCCGGCCCTTGAAATAACAACAGCTCTCGTTCAGCTGGCCGCATTGTTTGTCAGGATGTTAATCCAATGCGAAGATATTACTCGTTCACCAGATTCTGCCAAATGAAAAATCCACACACGTGGATAAAACATCCACAACCTTCCGACAGACCTCGCCTTCATTCATTAAACATTTTCCTACATTTATGGAATTAAAAGTAATTTCTGCTATTTAATAGCTATTTTTAGGGCCTTTGCAGACACAACGATATTAAGTTCCGCTATCATATGAATATAGCTATGGATCAGCATTACCAGCATCTGCAACACCTGGAAGCTGCCATCAACTCCTGCGCACTGTCAGTAACAGTTAGCACGGACGGCACCATATCCTCGGTAAACAAACTGATGCTCAATGCGCTGCAGTTACGGGAGCAGGCAGTCTGCGGACAACTGCTCGAATCTATCCTGCTTCCCGCAAACGGGGACCAGTGGGCCCGTACCATGCATGCCATCAACAACGGTAAAGCTGT
This window of the Chitinophaga sp. Cy-1792 genome carries:
- a CDS encoding anti-sigma factor; this encodes MNEHFKDIFVTTGCPSQQQLLDYVQGRLTPEEQHEIEMHLSDCELCSEALEGLSAIQEKEKIPAMVRQMKWDLMKKLHKRYRRNRRPENFNISLTVIVLVILFIILAMFFGFHFFTHHR
- a CDS encoding DUF4878 domain-containing protein produces the protein MTNIRRILLLAVIPTLLFSCKKKATPEEVALAFMHAIQDSNFDKARDYATKESQQVIQLYSFFDARRSDAEREKIRNAKIEVIKTEKNEAGDKASVTILNSSAHQEEVLQLVKESGQWKISLTLESIIPNYAPPAGNGQTFDSTGTMPADTAATSVPVH
- a CDS encoding C40 family peptidase → MPYAVVTVPVAPLRMEWAHRSEMISQLLWGECVEILASAAGGWVQVRNQYDDYIGWATESHLQPIDELFYKLPVTGYLPEWSNEVIFNGQPMMVPFGCLVKCQGGSSNWGQSVVNIPANLATTDVPAAQRATVIRDAAMKYLNTAYLWGGRSVFGVDCSGLTQNTFKLAGIELWRDAYQQATQGNAVDFLQEAQLGDLAFFDNEEGRITHVGILLNDQEIIHSSGKVRIDPIDNQGIINRDTGIRTHKLRIIKRLL
- a CDS encoding zf-HC2 domain-containing protein, which encodes MLNNHSTQHDKVIKIFSGIRCLSKDQFPRYLDGRLTDVEKHLVEQHLVDCDLCFEALQALEQEGNTDRYNDLTGKLQRYIQQSISPVSHTQKVAKYTRKEKYKENFLVFFWILAFGAMGISGVYVLRGHIRNQPVVPRIMASAVPPVHETADKTDTETNPDQSIVQPDHVSPPPAVPVTAQPVPGNILAVPGTTPVTTAPAPAAKPAAPPVVLSAADSAKLKALNAAKAAKLKARTDSIRKVNLAAAAAARKTDSINKVNEQLQRDQQAKEDAAAKALVAAKEKDLATPEAPRRDETPKKEVATVPMTNSDENLYKSALQLQQQGSINEAMDHYRRIESNGNPRYVELARYQLAICYRSKGQSGKARRMFKEVVRMEGSMKNAAQQALDSM
- a CDS encoding PhoH family protein codes for the protein MTESIINLDSINPIEFFGVNNGKLDLLKKKFPLLKILSRGTQLKLSGSPEEVATAEEKIGQIVKYLERNGNLTENYFEQILGDEEGPGTDNFSDRNPNEVLVFGPNGRTVRARTANQKKMVKMADGNDIVFAIGPAGTGKTYTAVALAVRALKNKAIKKIILTRPAVEAGESLGFLPGDLKEKIDPYLRPLYDALDDMIPAEKLSYYMANRIIEIAPLAYMRGRTLDSSFIILDEAQNATDLQIKMFLTRIGASAKAIITGDLTQIDLPKNQKSGLEKATRILRNIDGIGYVELDEEDVVRHRLVKAIIRAYDANKD
- a CDS encoding nucleoside deaminase — protein: MIGEREIKFMEHAVRLSAKGMKSGDGGPFGAIVVRGDEIVGEGWNQVLCNNDPTAHAEVMAIRNACASLNTFQLNGCEIFTSCEPCPMCLGAIYWARPDRVYYANTKEDAAAIAFDDSFIYDEIGKPHEEKRIPLIHIPSPDAISVFEDWNSKENRTLY
- a CDS encoding RNA polymerase sigma factor, which translates into the protein MHQQLTSLSDKELISRTRKQKDREAEGVLMERYSHLLVAISLPQLNNRTNLDPNVVFPNLLQRLSASLKTQSIYKANEWILHTLRGYFSKQEKTTPFYPSRDGRDILHIENKVEKASTNTIDREELVVRLEQALQRLPAEDRSLLQDFYLENKSFTELAAAKGWNRDKVRNQLKASKNKLAKLFINQAYVK
- a CDS encoding inorganic diphosphatase; the encoded protein is MMTNPWHSVSPGSEVPHIVNAIIEIPKGCRAKYELDKESGLLKLDRVLYSSVYYPANYGFIPQSYCDDHDPLDILVLSQVDCVPMCIIEAKVIGVMQMIDGGEADDKIIAVAANDMSVNHINDISELPPHFIEEMRHFFEEYKTLEKKTVIVEEFQNKAKAEEIIKQSFEDYRKIFKQS
- the clpB gene encoding ATP-dependent chaperone ClpB, translating into MNLNNFTIKSQEILQQAQQLAFNNQNQAIETGHILKALLDDQDSPIEYLLKKNDVNTTFLNSKLNEQLQKYPRMAGGDAGQMLSRDANNAMLRAGASIKEFKDEFVSVEHLLLAILGGSDDTAKLLKDAGLTEKGLKAAIKELRKGETVNSQSGGSQYNTLQKYAKNLNELAREGKLDPVIGRDEEIRRTLHILSRRSKNNPILVGEPGVGKTAIVEGLGHRIINGDVPENLKSKIIYALDMGALMAGAKYRGEFEERLKGVVKEVAESNGEIILFIDEIHTLIGAGAMEGAMDAANILKPALARGELRAIGATTLNEYQKYFEKDKALERRFQKVLVDEPSVEDAISILRGLKERYESHHHVLIKDEAIIAAVELSHRYITDRFLPDKAIDLIDESAAKLRLEMNSMPEELDELERKIRQLEIEREAIKRENDEDKLAELAAEISRLSDERNTFKAKWQAEKEVVDKIQNAKSAIENLKLEAEQAERNGDFGRVAEIRYGKVKEQEKLVDDLTKDLEDLSANHKRMLKEEVDAEDIAENVAKATGIPVAKMMQSEKDKLLNLEEELHQRVVGQEEAIIAVSDAIRRSRAGLQDPRRPIGSFIFLGTTGVGKTELAKALAEYLFDDETMMTRIDMSEYQEKHSVSRLVGAPPGYVGYDEGGQLTEAVRRKPYSVVLLDEIEKAHPDTFNILLQVLDDGRLTDNKGRIVNFKNTIIIMTSNMGSQIIQENFENIDEGNKEEIVDKTKAEVMTLLKATIRPEFLNRVDEVIMFQPLMRDEIKGIINIQLQQLKEMVAKNGIILEFSDYALEFLAVQGYDPQFGARPLKRLIQKEIINLLSKKILAGDIDKSKPVLIDVFDGVVVVRNK
- a CDS encoding sigma-70 family RNA polymerase sigma factor; this translates as MNYPEIHNISDQELLLRFKADGNSEWIGELFDRYAVLLLGMCMKYLKNEEDARDAVQQIFLKVLSDVNKHEIQYFRAWIYQVAKNHCLMQIRQNHMKYKEEISDRNLGSMEAEQEDKRMHQEKDLMLENMEQAMNQLSPEQKICVDLFYLHKKSYQQIADETGFNLMQVKSHIQNGKRNLKIILEKQQRANKR